ACACTCCTGATCGGAATAACACTGTGAAACTTGCCAAAAAGAGTGAATCTTGCTTGACAATTAATCTCCAGAGAACTGTTGAAATTCCCACTCATGAGAGAGGGCACTTTGCTGGTAATGGAAGCTTGACAGTGAGCAAAACCATCTAAAATTTCAGATTCACTAGCTTGAATTTTGTTATGATCACCATCATCCAAGTTGAGACCCTTGAAAGTATTACAAagaaaatcaatctcaatcaaagaGATTGGAGACTGTCCTTGGGAAATAGTTGCAAAATCAAGGTTATCAAATTGACAACATAATAAATCATTTTCCATGATAGAAATCAAACAGAAAGTGATTAGAAGAAGACTTGTCTTGAAAACTTGAATAAAGGCTAGAGAGGAAAACAAACTACAGCTCAATTGATTAAACCTTGCAACAGACACAGAAAAATTCCAGCAAACAAAGaagaaacttcaaaaaaaaagaggaaattaCGATGATCTACCAAATACGAAAAGGAGACATAAGAAAACAAGCACCAGAACtaagaaattgaagaaaaacaGAGACCACCAAAAGATTATAAACCAATCAAAGAAATAGAAACGAGAGATTTAGATATTGAAGAAGAGAAATAGAGAGAATAGATAAGAATTAAGAGAACTTAGgagaaacggaaaatgggtcatttgtccaaatatttttaaaacatggttctaatggacgagtaaaaattaatgtgggtgaaatggacaccataaaaatagcaaggatgaaactggattcatcctggtttaaacttaaaaaatagcgaggatgaaactagatgcatgttgatgtaaattaaaaataagaaaaagtatttgaaaatgggtaggatgaaactgtttacatcctgcctatttttatatttttgtccatttaaacagtatcaaaatctagatgtctttttcacccatgaattttttattttggtctttttaaccaattttgtgtaggcGAAAATAGAGATAGAAATAAGCAGTTTTTTGGTTAAGATCTATAAGATTTTAGGTGGTTTTACCGAACTAAAGGGAGAAATTTTTCTAAGATGTTGGGAAATTGTACGACTGCTTCTCACAAGATTTTCAAAATTGAACCCGTTTTTTCCCCCCAAATAATAAATCATAAACAAAGTATAACTGAAAGATCAATTTGATTAAACCTGTATAGATTATTTCCTAGTTTTTTAATAAAAGCGAATCATAGAAATCGATACAAATATTTTGTTCCCTTTCTTcttagaaatttttttttttttttattaaaacggtccgcgagttataaccccagaggtgtcaccgtccttccacaaaaaatccatcaaaacaaaagtaacacaaaaaccccattaaaacaaaattaacacaaaaaccctaaattttattttggtttcatcaaattttatgattaaaccaacatttaaatttggggtatttgtatcaatttttaaaaatttgggggttttgtatcaattttgtttacgatggagttttaatggatcccaacatttgaatggggttttcgtaccacaaatttggtcaccttggatttttatgactagttttgttattAAAATATCAAATAAACATTTAAACCAATTACAAAGATTCAAAGGTCGACGTGACTCATGCGTGCTCTCTTGTTAAAAGTTGTCGACTTTACACCTAATGGCTTCCACGGTTTCACCTCCTCCCGGGCACCGAATACCAACTTTTATTTATATCTTGAGAACGACTGTCAACTTAATTTTCTGAGAGAGACCGTCAACTCATTTATGTTTTAACAAATGTTCATTCATAGAATTAGAGTACGTACTGCATTTCCAATTTCCTACATGAATGGCATGGACTGGAATACTGGATTACTGCCATGCAACATGCTTAAGGCCAAAAGGGGAATCAACATATCCACCCTTCTTTAAGTCATGAATGAACCAGTAATGCCGACTTAAAATGGATCAGGAAGGCCGACTTTGTACCTTCGGTATTGGTCGGTTAATATGTGAACGGTTATACGCAGTATATACCAAACTAAGTGTCGTACTCGGTCATAAGTCCAGTGGTATGAACCATACACTTACTTGCCCTTGTTTCATTTTGGTTCTCTTGCGCCTAAACCTTAATTTTTCTTAGGTTTATtagtcttttctttccttttcttgtGACCCTTGTTATAGAGATCGGTGGACGTAAgtgtttgatttttcttttcttggatCATTCACGCATTGCCAATTAAGATTACGATGTCTTTAGTACAAAAAACAAAATTCCATTAGTTCACAGAAGAAGCCACGAAAGAAGCGAGAACTGAAAGGGGTCAATAAACTCTATGCAATAATAGTGTCTTTTGAGCTCACAGTGAGGTAGTACTACAAACATGTGATACCCTTTTCACCCCCTCATTTTCACAAAATCGGAAAACAGCAAACGAAATTCACATAATAGAGATGTTCATTTTTGGACTTTCGTATGATCTTTTTCTCTTTATATGAACTGCCCATTCAAAGATGGAAAGGACATATACGGGTACAGTCGGTTCTCAGTGGACCCGAAATGTCATGCATGCTGATTTTTCATCCACATGAGTTCTGGGTCCTACATTGGACCTAGCAAATTACATCCATAGACTCTGTCTATATCTTATCTCTCAATGCTTGTACAATTACATGCGTACGTCGCATTATGTCTTTTCATGCTTAACGAGCTAGTTACACTTAGCACTTAGCACTAGCCACTGAATACGCTATGGAGAATCTCCCATAGTACAGAAAAAAGTAAGAGAGACTCATACTAGATATGCTTaaggtgcaaaagaaaagaaaaaaagaaaaggcaGATATGCTGAAGGTACAAAAAAATGTACCCAATAAGTAAAGAATGAAAAGACCAAAAGCTGTTGTGATAAGAGTATTGCAGTATCTTTCAGGATTCCCTATCTATGTGATGCTGAATGTTTGGCTCACATATCTAAAGTAATATTGTGCTTATGCCCGTAGATTCCCTGTATAATTTGATCAGCTGGACACACCCAAAAAAAAACACTGAGGTGTGGGTATCGAGAGGGATCGCATGGACATATTGGAGTGTTTTGTTCATTGGAAATGTGAAAGGGATGGGCAGGAGCGGACCCCATCTCCTCTTTATCATGTGAAACGTTTTCACCGAAATATTACACACTTTTAAATTTATGATGATTCATCTACCTTTGAAATTCACTGAATAGATAAACTGTAAAAAAGTACTCCCCAATGGTTAAAATAAGCTCTGTGTTACTTCTTTTAGATACTGCGGGTTGATCTAACCCAGAACTGTATGCTTAATGCCCTTAATGCATTAAgaacaaggtttgaaaaacggccgttttttccGAAAAAACGTCTGTTATAACGTTCACGCCCATATACCGTGCCCGTGAGGCTCACCAacacgcttacctaaataacaccgataaataggaaaaaatggcgttatttagacccgttataaccgttttcacacctgtgattaccgtttttctaaaattaatatttcagtttttttcttctaaataacattttaacacacgttttttacaccgtattttccgttttcataccggttaaacccgtttttaaggaaaaaaaatttgagttggagaaattcttatacaatttttaatttcaaacttacaactaaaatttcataaataatcattaaacacttcaaattttataaacttacaataagtaacctagtgacagtagtgcttgaaattttaaacttagacaaaccaacttgtaccggcattttttttcgacttattcaagtattttctgttttctcgacgattctcagttgattcctcctcctcttcctccgcctcatattggttcgcgtaatgcatttggctgtcgtagttaacagtatcgtcatcttcataaccatagtcttcttcctcattatcattacgattatctacttcattattgatattaatattggaattatactcttcattaattcctcgggtatcttcttctggacgatcttcagtgtaatgagaattgtatatgggattttcattttcatgaccttgtgtattgtctccaaatgttaggttaccaaagtcataaacaaagttactcactggcaacctttgatatgagatttcaacttctggatcatgccattcgtatggtggagggagaggctctggattattagctgcttcctcttccaattcatttaaccaatgttcttcctgaggtaaaactggtgtttcatcatcccctgctatccaatcaagcatattttcatctgtcagcaggctatgaacatcgtggacatcgatgttatgtcgctttgctttaccttgaactctttgctgctccaatcttaaattgtactgaacatataccaaatcgtttattcttgacgaaactaaacggttgcgtagtttggtgtgaattctttcaaacacactccaattcctctcggatccagacgatgtgtttgtctggcttagtatctttaccgcgatcctctggagtgatggaaactgagcaccgtatgacaaccaccagcttacaggatcaccttgcagagagccaatcttgctgatggtgatgcaaattggccttgcatcatttgcattcttcccgcctaaaaatatcaaaaactgtgaatagaaattcatataattacgaaattaattgttaataaaaattcacacctctagcatgcatgtcgcttgttcttgagggc
The nucleotide sequence above comes from Papaver somniferum cultivar HN1 chromosome 8, ASM357369v1, whole genome shotgun sequence. Encoded proteins:
- the LOC113302231 gene encoding uncharacterized protein LOC113302231; the encoded protein is MENDLLCCQFDNLDFATISQGQSPISLIEIDFLCNTFKGLNLDDGDHNKIQASESEILDGFAHCQASITSKVPSLMSGNFNSSLEINCQARFTLFGKFHSVIPIRSVYLDDDGVSDDLNFKLSDEIDRTLQTSGSDLLPGSFLRSVSSCSFFPISLIQFFCLEGTCLGLSLLVIFLFGGVMHLCISRVAHL